From one Flavobacterium kingsejongi genomic stretch:
- the deoC gene encoding deoxyribose-phosphate aldolase: MDIRHYLDSTYLKTAEQAGVSYEKNFEVALGFVKEAIDEQFKLIMIRPDVVSVAKKMVMAAESMVLVGTVIDFPEGKSTVSEKLDEAAKAVTDGADELDFVIDYEAFKSGNSDKVREEVIRCTEFGLSHHKVVKWIIEVAALRPEQIVQLSALVKNTVIAHFKETNFADIFVKSSTGFYKTADGLPNGATVPAIILMLENASPLPVKAAGGVRTYEEAIEMVRLGVKRIGTSAAKAIAHHKEASGEY; this comes from the coding sequence ATGGATATCAGACATTATTTAGATTCGACCTATTTGAAAACTGCTGAACAAGCGGGAGTTAGTTATGAAAAGAACTTTGAAGTTGCCTTAGGTTTCGTTAAAGAAGCCATTGACGAGCAATTCAAATTGATCATGATCCGTCCCGATGTTGTGTCGGTGGCGAAGAAGATGGTTATGGCGGCAGAATCCATGGTACTGGTAGGTACGGTGATTGATTTTCCGGAAGGAAAGTCTACAGTGTCTGAAAAACTGGATGAAGCGGCTAAGGCTGTAACTGATGGTGCGGATGAATTGGATTTTGTGATTGATTACGAAGCTTTCAAAAGTGGTAACAGTGATAAGGTGAGAGAAGAAGTAATCCGTTGTACCGAATTTGGATTGTCCCATCATAAGGTCGTTAAGTGGATTATCGAGGTGGCAGCACTTCGGCCGGAACAAATTGTGCAGTTATCCGCATTAGTAAAAAATACGGTAATTGCTCATTTCAAAGAAACTAACTTCGCCGATATCTTCGTAAAATCCTCCACGGGTTTCTACAAGACCGCCGATGGCCTTCCTAACGGGGCTACTGTTCCTGCTATTATCCTGATGCTGGAAAATGCTTCTCCACTTCCTGTAAAAGCCGCGGGTGGCGTGCGTACCTATGAAGAAGCTATAGAAATGGTGCGGTTGGGCGTAAAACGAATCGGAACCTCTGCTGCAAAAGCCATTGCTCATCATAAAGAAGCTTCCGGCGAGTATTAA
- the ruvA gene encoding Holliday junction branch migration protein RuvA, translating into MIAHLQGRLIEKTPTDVVIDCNGVGYQINISLHTYSLLPDSESIKLYTHLQIKEDAHTLFGFMEKSEREIFKLLLSVSGIGANIARTMLSSIAPQQIIQAIAVADVATIQSIKGIGSKIAQRVILDLKDKVLKVYDLDEVSSFHNNTNRDEALSALEVLGFNKKLSEKFVEKFVKENPTATVETIIKQALKNL; encoded by the coding sequence ATGATTGCACACCTACAAGGAAGATTAATAGAAAAAACACCTACCGACGTCGTAATTGACTGCAATGGAGTAGGATATCAGATTAATATTTCATTACATACGTATTCGTTACTCCCCGATTCAGAAAGTATAAAATTGTATACGCATCTTCAAATTAAAGAAGATGCGCATACACTTTTTGGTTTTATGGAAAAATCCGAACGGGAGATCTTTAAGCTCTTGTTATCCGTTTCGGGTATTGGTGCCAATATTGCACGTACCATGCTTTCTTCTATTGCTCCCCAGCAAATTATACAGGCAATTGCAGTTGCCGATGTCGCTACTATCCAGTCCATTAAGGGAATTGGCAGCAAAATAGCACAACGTGTTATCCTCGATTTGAAGGATAAAGTGTTAAAAGTTTATGATTTGGATGAAGTTTCGTCATTCCACAACAATACTAACCGAGATGAAGCGTTATCTGCCTTGGAGGTTTTAGGGTTTAACAAAAAATTATCCGAAAAATTCGTAGAAAAATTTGTTAAAGAAAACCCGACTGCTACTGTAGAAACCATCATCAAACAAGCATTAAAAAATTTATAG
- the gcvH gene encoding glycine cleavage system protein GcvH, whose protein sequence is MNIPANLKYTKDHEWVSIDGDIATVGITEFAQSELGDIVYVEVETLDQSLAKDEVFGTVEAVKTVSDLFLPLSGEVIAFNDTLESTPEKVNSDPYGDGWMVKLKISDASEVASLLSDEEYKKLIGA, encoded by the coding sequence ATGAACATACCAGCAAATTTAAAATATACTAAAGACCACGAATGGGTTAGTATTGATGGCGATATCGCAACTGTAGGGATTACTGAATTTGCACAAAGCGAATTGGGAGATATCGTTTATGTTGAAGTGGAAACACTGGACCAGTCACTTGCTAAAGACGAGGTTTTTGGTACTGTTGAAGCTGTAAAAACAGTTTCCGATTTATTCCTGCCATTATCTGGAGAGGTTATCGCTTTTAACGATACGTTGGAGAGCACACCGGAAAAAGTAAATTCTGATCCTTATGGAGACGGATGGATGGTAAAGCTGAAAATTTCTGATGCTTCAGAGGTAGCTTCTTTATTATCTGATGAAGAGTATAAAAAACTGATTGGTGCATAA
- the sprA gene encoding cell surface protein SprA translates to MDSLENLKKYSLFLLFLLFNLTAQAQVDEEEKDSIKTGYDTGKVEIKNPASIIEAYTYDPVTNRYIYTNTVDGFNINYPIILTPAEYEELVMRESMRDYYRKKSDAIDGKKEGTADTKKDLLPRYYINSGFFESIFGSNTIDVKPTGSVELDLGVRYTKQDNPALSPRNRTNTAFDFDQRISMSLMGKVGTRLKVNANYDTESTFAFQNLIKMEYAPTEDNILQKIEVGNVSLPLNSALIRGAQSLFGVKAQFQFGKTTITGVFSEQKSQTKTVTAQGGGAIQEFELFALEYDADRHYFLSQYFRDKYDASLKNYPLIDSRVQITRMEVWVTNRQNRVSTTDNSLRNIVAIQDLGESPLSSATDNRQVVGYASLNAGGGFFTPGVQADTPTKNSNNKYDPALITTGNGILSSAVRQIATAGAGFTNGVTASEGIDYAKLENARKLSPNEYTYHPQLGYLSLTQRLSNDEVLAVAYQYTIGGDVYQVGEFGTDGIDATQVTPGTDIPLTQSLILKMLKSNLTSVRQAGANNMFVQPTWNLMMKNIYQIPNAYQLEREDFKFNILYTDPSPLNYITPVAGSIVTPPVSPNIETRYNTPLLKVFNVDRLNYTNDPQYNGDGFFDFVPGLTVDVQNGRIIFTTVEPFGEHLFDKLSDPSTATSEDYENTVSYNANQAKYVYKKLYRDTQTAALQDSDKNKFQLKGKYKSSGGDGISIGAFNVPQGSVVVTTGGRVLIEGVDYTVNYQLGKVQILDPSLQNSNTPIEVSLENNSTFGQQTRRFAGFNIEHKFSDKFLIGATFLKMTEKPFTQKSNYGQESVNNTIYGFNMNYSTEVPFLTRLVNKLPNIDTDVPSNFSIRGEVAYLKPNTPKADKFEGEATVYVDDFEGSQTTIDMRSPNAWSLASTPIGFGVAEGNYGIEDGFRRGKLSWYTIDPTFYAGQRPSGISDSDISQNRTRRIYSQELFPNVDIAQGQTTVIPTLDLTYYPAERGPYNYNTAYAANPQNNWAGIMRAVNSTNFEQANVEYIQFWMMDPFYSTDLTADNPTDSGTLTFNLGKISEDILKDGQKMYENGLPEAGSNQATIPTIWGKVPASQSLIYAFDTNEGNRVAQDVGFDGLNDAEESAKFPAFAGDDPSQDNYEFYLSAQGNIIDRYKRYNGVEGNSPVNLNNNTRGSTTLPDTEDINRDNTMNTIDAYYKFNIAIRPNLTVADRYVTDIRETVASLPSGGTTATRWIQFKIPIQEVTPADAQGEISDFRSISFMRMFLTGFSDRITLRFGALDLVRGEWRRYVNSLDPNETDPVDALDNTGFDVLAVNIQENGESRLPIKYVVPPGVAREQLYNNNTLINQNEQSLALRVYSKDGNTSSTTDGLEPGDSRAVFKSVNVDMRQYKKLKMFLHAEALTEDVAAGNGLRSDQMVAFLRFGNDYTQNFYQIEVPLKVTAEGATVDTDIWPEDNNMDVQLSLLTKLKILAMSILPASIPTQDNGIYYLYDNDLDPSLPRKMRIGIKGNPNFGYVRNIMVGLKNNTLIETPVSAVRGEVWFNELRLADMDNKGGMAAVASMDTNLADFATISATGNMSTIGFGSLEQTPNERSREDTQQYSIVSNVNLGKLLPKKWGVNLPFNYAVGEQTITPEYDPFNQDIRLKDLIDITADQAEKDNLKNRAIDYTKTKSINFIGVRKERGPEQKQRVYDPENFTFSYSFNETEHHDYEVQNLLDQQVRTSVDYNYNFQSKPVEPFKKTAFMKKSSYWKLLSDFNFNYLPTNFSFSTNIIRQYNKQQFRQVEVQGIQIDPLYRRNYFFNYQYSFNYNLTKALKINYTASTSNIVRNYLDENNIPIDDFSIWDDYWNIGDPNQHIQQIIVNYELPINKIPVFSFVKSTYSYTADYNWQRSSDALSTIELEDGTTYRLGNTIQNGNIHRLNTTLNMDSFYKYIGLTKKPKKAITRAAAPPKPGQKITGAAPVANEGNVFMDGLIGVVTSVKNIQVNYSETNGTALPGFLPRVGFLGTTKPSLGFILGSQDDVRYEAAKNGWLTNYQEFNQNYTQVTNKLLNITAAVDLFPDFKIDLNADRTFSKNYSEQYDVMDGVYNSRSPYTYGNFSISTVLIKTSFSKSDEVSSAAFDDFRTNRLIIANRLATERYGTSNFPVYAPGDQPGDQNVGYPVGFGKNSQAVLLPSFLAAYTGSDASGISTDAMRSFPIPNWSVKYTGLMRYKFFKDKFKRFSLQHNYRASYTINSYRSNFEYDQNPGGRDNAGNGNFFNKMIISNINLVEQFNPLIRIDFEMKNAFKFLAEMKKDRALSMSFDNNLLTEVKGYEYVLGLGYRIKDVTMSSRLADNPMNTIKSDINIKADFSYRNNQTIVRYLDYDNNQLAGGQNIWSIKFTADYSFSKNLTAIFYYDHSFSKAVISTSFPITNIRSGFTLRYNFGN, encoded by the coding sequence ATGGATAGCCTTGAAAACTTAAAGAAATACAGCCTGTTCCTCCTGTTTCTATTGTTTAATCTTACTGCCCAGGCGCAGGTGGACGAAGAAGAAAAGGATTCAATTAAAACAGGGTATGATACCGGTAAGGTGGAAATTAAAAACCCGGCCAGTATCATTGAAGCTTATACTTATGATCCGGTGACCAACCGTTATATCTACACGAATACCGTTGATGGTTTTAACATCAACTACCCGATTATTTTAACACCTGCTGAATATGAAGAGCTGGTGATGCGGGAATCGATGCGGGACTATTACCGTAAAAAATCCGATGCTATCGACGGTAAGAAAGAAGGTACTGCCGATACAAAAAAGGACCTCTTGCCCCGGTATTATATCAATTCCGGATTTTTCGAAAGCATTTTTGGAAGTAATACTATTGATGTGAAGCCAACCGGATCGGTAGAGCTCGATCTTGGTGTCCGCTATACCAAACAGGATAACCCGGCATTATCACCCAGAAACAGGACCAATACCGCATTTGACTTTGACCAGAGGATCAGTATGAGCCTTATGGGTAAAGTAGGTACCCGCCTGAAAGTGAATGCCAATTATGATACCGAATCTACATTTGCCTTCCAGAACCTGATTAAGATGGAATATGCGCCTACTGAGGATAACATACTGCAAAAGATAGAGGTAGGTAACGTAAGCCTTCCCTTAAACAGCGCCCTGATCCGTGGAGCGCAAAGTTTGTTTGGGGTAAAAGCACAATTCCAGTTTGGTAAAACGACCATTACGGGTGTTTTCTCTGAACAGAAATCACAAACGAAGACCGTAACGGCACAAGGTGGTGGCGCAATCCAGGAGTTTGAGCTTTTTGCGTTGGAATACGATGCTGACAGGCACTACTTCTTATCCCAGTACTTCCGGGATAAATATGATGCTTCATTAAAGAATTATCCACTGATCGACAGCAGGGTACAAATCACGCGTATGGAAGTTTGGGTAACCAACCGCCAGAACCGGGTGAGCACTACCGATAACAGTTTAAGAAATATTGTGGCGATCCAGGATTTAGGGGAATCGCCTTTATCCAGTGCTACAGACAACAGGCAAGTAGTGGGGTATGCTTCACTGAATGCCGGAGGTGGGTTTTTTACCCCAGGTGTTCAGGCCGATACGCCGACAAAAAATAGCAATAACAAATATGACCCGGCATTAATCACAACAGGGAATGGTATCCTGAGTTCAGCCGTACGTCAAATTGCAACAGCAGGTGCCGGTTTTACCAATGGGGTTACCGCCAGTGAAGGGATCGATTATGCCAAGCTTGAAAACGCCCGAAAACTGTCACCGAATGAATATACCTACCATCCACAGTTAGGGTACCTTTCGTTAACCCAAAGGTTGTCGAATGATGAAGTACTGGCAGTAGCCTATCAGTATACTATTGGTGGTGATGTCTACCAGGTTGGGGAATTTGGTACTGACGGTATCGATGCTACACAAGTGACTCCAGGAACAGACATTCCACTGACGCAGAGTTTGATCCTGAAAATGCTAAAAAGTAACCTGACCAGTGTAAGACAGGCCGGAGCCAATAATATGTTTGTGCAGCCGACCTGGAATTTGATGATGAAAAATATCTACCAGATTCCAAACGCTTACCAGTTGGAACGGGAAGATTTTAAATTCAATATCCTTTACACCGATCCTTCACCGTTGAATTATATTACCCCGGTAGCAGGAAGTATCGTAACGCCTCCGGTTTCGCCAAATATCGAAACCCGTTACAATACGCCACTGTTGAAAGTATTTAATGTAGACCGTTTGAATTATACCAATGACCCTCAGTATAACGGGGATGGTTTCTTCGATTTTGTGCCGGGCCTGACGGTTGACGTACAAAACGGGCGGATTATATTTACGACTGTAGAACCATTTGGAGAGCATTTGTTTGATAAATTATCCGATCCTTCGACAGCCACTTCAGAGGATTATGAGAATACGGTGTCTTATAATGCCAACCAGGCAAAATATGTATACAAGAAATTATACCGCGATACGCAGACTGCTGCTTTGCAGGATAGTGATAAAAACAAGTTCCAGTTAAAAGGAAAGTATAAATCTTCCGGAGGCGATGGAATCTCGATTGGTGCTTTTAATGTGCCACAGGGATCTGTTGTGGTGACGACAGGCGGAAGGGTATTGATTGAAGGAGTAGACTATACTGTAAATTACCAATTGGGTAAAGTGCAGATTTTGGATCCGTCATTGCAAAATTCCAACACGCCTATTGAAGTATCCCTGGAAAATAATTCTACTTTTGGTCAGCAGACACGTAGATTTGCCGGATTCAATATTGAGCATAAATTTTCGGATAAGTTCCTTATTGGGGCGACTTTCCTGAAAATGACTGAAAAACCATTTACCCAAAAATCAAACTACGGGCAGGAATCGGTTAACAATACGATTTACGGGTTCAATATGAACTATTCTACCGAAGTTCCTTTTTTAACCAGACTGGTAAATAAACTGCCGAACATTGATACTGATGTGCCATCGAATTTCTCCATCCGTGGGGAAGTAGCCTACCTGAAACCGAATACGCCAAAAGCGGATAAATTTGAAGGGGAAGCGACAGTATATGTAGATGACTTTGAAGGATCACAGACGACTATTGACATGCGTTCCCCGAATGCCTGGAGCCTTGCCAGTACACCGATTGGTTTTGGTGTAGCGGAAGGAAATTACGGTATCGAAGATGGATTCCGTCGTGGAAAGTTATCCTGGTATACGATTGATCCTACCTTTTATGCAGGGCAAAGGCCAAGTGGTATCTCTGATTCTGATATCTCCCAAAACCGTACCCGAAGAATTTACAGCCAGGAATTATTTCCAAATGTTGATATCGCTCAGGGACAGACTACGGTAATCCCAACGTTAGACCTTACCTATTATCCTGCGGAGCGAGGCCCTTATAATTACAATACGGCCTATGCTGCGAATCCACAGAATAACTGGGCAGGTATTATGCGGGCGGTCAATTCGACCAACTTTGAACAGGCGAATGTGGAATACATCCAGTTTTGGATGATGGACCCATTTTACTCCACCGATTTAACAGCGGACAATCCTACAGATAGTGGGACCCTGACCTTTAACCTTGGTAAGATTTCGGAAGATATATTGAAAGACGGACAAAAGATGTATGAAAATGGATTGCCGGAAGCGGGATCCAACCAGGCTACCATTCCTACAATTTGGGGTAAAGTGCCGGCATCTCAATCCCTGATTTATGCTTTTGATACCAATGAAGGAAACCGTGTGGCGCAGGATGTTGGTTTTGACGGACTGAATGATGCCGAAGAATCGGCTAAGTTTCCCGCTTTTGCCGGGGATGACCCTTCACAGGATAATTATGAATTTTACCTGAGTGCACAGGGTAATATTATTGATCGATATAAAAGATACAATGGGGTAGAAGGCAACTCGCCGGTAAACCTGAATAACAATACGCGGGGATCGACTACCTTACCGGATACAGAAGATATCAACCGCGATAATACCATGAATACTATTGATGCGTATTATAAATTCAATATTGCGATCCGTCCTAACTTAACCGTAGCCGATCGTTATGTAACTGATATCCGTGAAACCGTAGCGAGCCTTCCGTCAGGAGGAACAACTGCTACCCGATGGATCCAGTTTAAAATTCCAATCCAGGAAGTAACCCCGGCAGATGCCCAGGGTGAAATTTCCGATTTCCGTTCCATCAGCTTTATGAGGATGTTCCTAACCGGATTCAGTGATCGTATTACGTTGCGTTTTGGGGCTTTGGACTTGGTACGTGGCGAATGGAGACGTTATGTAAACAGCCTTGACCCGAATGAAACGGATCCGGTTGACGCACTGGACAATACAGGATTTGATGTATTGGCTGTGAATATCCAGGAAAACGGAGAATCAAGATTGCCAATTAAATATGTGGTGCCGCCAGGAGTAGCCCGCGAGCAATTGTACAATAACAATACTTTGATCAACCAGAATGAGCAGTCACTTGCTTTGAGAGTATACAGTAAAGACGGCAATACATCATCGACTACAGATGGTTTGGAGCCGGGAGATTCCAGGGCTGTTTTCAAAAGTGTGAACGTGGACATGCGTCAGTATAAGAAATTAAAAATGTTCCTGCATGCGGAAGCTTTGACAGAAGATGTAGCAGCCGGAAATGGCCTGCGTTCTGATCAAATGGTGGCATTCCTGCGTTTTGGTAATGACTATACACAGAATTTCTACCAGATTGAGGTACCGTTGAAAGTAACGGCAGAAGGTGCGACAGTAGATACGGATATATGGCCGGAAGATAATAATATGGATGTGCAGCTTTCTTTATTGACCAAGCTGAAAATTTTAGCAATGTCAATATTGCCTGCTTCCATCCCAACACAGGATAATGGAATTTATTACCTGTATGATAATGACCTGGATCCTTCGTTACCCCGAAAAATGAGGATTGGTATCAAAGGAAACCCAAATTTCGGTTATGTACGGAATATCATGGTCGGGTTAAAAAACAATACTTTAATCGAGACTCCGGTGAGTGCAGTTCGTGGAGAGGTATGGTTCAATGAGCTTCGCCTTGCCGATATGGACAACAAAGGCGGTATGGCAGCAGTAGCCAGTATGGATACTAATTTAGCTGATTTCGCCACTATTTCCGCAACCGGAAATATGAGTACGATTGGATTTGGTAGCCTGGAACAGACGCCAAATGAACGAAGTCGGGAAGATACCCAGCAATATAGTATTGTGAGTAACGTAAACCTTGGGAAATTACTGCCTAAGAAATGGGGAGTAAATTTACCCTTCAATTATGCGGTAGGGGAGCAAACGATTACACCGGAATATGACCCGTTCAACCAGGATATAAGGCTGAAAGACCTGATTGATATTACAGCAGACCAGGCAGAAAAAGACAACCTGAAAAACCGTGCTATCGATTATACCAAAACGAAAAGCATCAACTTTATTGGGGTTCGTAAAGAGCGTGGGCCGGAACAAAAACAACGGGTTTATGATCCGGAGAATTTTACCTTCTCTTATTCATTTAATGAAACGGAACACCATGATTATGAAGTGCAAAACCTTCTGGATCAACAGGTGCGGACGTCAGTGGACTATAATTATAATTTCCAGTCCAAGCCAGTAGAGCCTTTCAAGAAAACAGCTTTCATGAAGAAAAGCAGCTATTGGAAATTGTTGAGTGATTTCAACTTTAATTATTTGCCAACGAACTTTTCGTTTAGTACCAACATTATCCGACAGTATAATAAACAGCAGTTCCGCCAGGTGGAAGTGCAGGGTATCCAGATTGACCCGTTGTACCGAAGAAATTATTTCTTTAATTATCAATATAGTTTCAATTACAACCTGACCAAAGCACTAAAAATTAACTATACCGCATCGACAAGTAATATCGTTCGCAATTACCTGGATGAGAATAATATTCCAATTGATGATTTTAGTATTTGGGATGACTATTGGAATATTGGAGATCCGAATCAGCACATTCAGCAGATTATCGTGAATTATGAATTGCCGATCAATAAAATTCCGGTTTTCAGTTTTGTGAAATCAACCTATTCCTATACGGCAGATTATAACTGGCAGCGTTCTTCAGATGCATTATCTACTATAGAACTGGAAGATGGTACTACTTACAGGTTAGGGAATACGATTCAGAATGGGAATATTCACCGATTGAATACAACGTTGAATATGGATAGTTTTTATAAGTACATCGGATTGACGAAAAAACCTAAAAAAGCGATCACAAGAGCCGCTGCACCACCGAAACCAGGACAAAAAATCACCGGAGCTGCACCAGTGGCGAATGAAGGTAATGTATTCATGGACGGACTGATCGGGGTAGTGACGAGTGTGAAAAACATACAGGTGAACTATAGCGAAACAAACGGAACGGCATTGCCAGGTTTCCTGCCACGTGTCGGATTCCTTGGAACGACTAAGCCTTCTTTAGGGTTCATTTTGGGAAGCCAGGATGATGTGCGTTATGAAGCTGCTAAAAACGGATGGCTGACCAATTACCAGGAATTCAACCAGAATTATACACAGGTGACGAATAAATTGCTGAACATTACAGCAGCAGTAGATCTATTCCCGGATTTTAAAATTGACCTGAATGCCGATCGTACGTTCTCTAAAAATTATTCAGAGCAATATGATGTAATGGATGGGGTGTATAATTCAAGATCACCGTATACCTATGGTAACTTTTCGATCTCTACAGTATTGATCAAAACATCATTCTCTAAGAGTGACGAGGTTTCATCGGCCGCTTTTGATGATTTCAGGACAAACCGCCTTATCATTGCGAACCGTTTGGCGACAGAACGTTACGGCACGAGCAACTTCCCGGTTTATGCTCCGGGAGACCAGCCGGGAGACCAGAATGTGGGGTATCCAGTAGGATTTGGAAAGAACAGCCAGGCGGTATTATTGCCTTCTTTCCTGGCCGCCTATACAGGTTCTGATGCTTCTGGAATTTCAACGGATGCGATGCGTAGTTTTCCAATTCCGAACTGGAGTGTGAAGTATACCGGATTGATGCGTTATAAGTTTTTCAAAGATAAATTCAAGCGTTTTTCACTACAGCACAATTACCGTGCTTCTTATACCATCAACTCGTATCGATCGAATTTCGAGTACGATCAGAATCCGGGAGGTAGGGATAATGCAGGGAATGGTAACTTCTTCAATAAGATGATTATTTCCAATATCAACCTTGTGGAGCAGTTTAACCCGTTGATCCGAATCGATTTTGAAATGAAAAATGCCTTCAAATTCCTGGCGGAGATGAAGAAGGACCGTGCCTTATCGATGAGTTTTGACAACAACCTGCTGACCGAGGTAAAAGGATATGAATATGTATTGGGATTAGGATACCGTATCAAAGATGTGACCATGAGTTCCCGTCTTGCCGATAATCCAATGAATACCATTAAGAGTGATATTAATATAAAAGCAGATTTCTCTTATCGTAATAACCAGACCATAGTGCGTTACCTGGATTATGACAATAATCAGTTAGCAGGAGGACAGAATATCTGGTCGATAAAATTCACGGCCGATTATTCTTTCAGTAAAAACCTGACGGCTATTTTCTATTATGATCATTCGTTCTCGAAAGCGGTAATATCAACCTCTTTCCCAATAACGAATATACGCTCCGGGTTTACGCTGCGATATAATTTCGGAAATTAA
- a CDS encoding VanZ family protein, which translates to MHKNILLGAAILWTVAITILSLVTLKVSDGGISNADKYVHFTFYFVFTTAWFLFLRSTSPKARIVKNIIVCFFLAVAYGALMEVLQGLLTVNRSADIMDALANTTGSLAASLILYRMYHNK; encoded by the coding sequence GTGCATAAAAACATACTGCTTGGGGCGGCTATACTGTGGACTGTTGCAATAACAATTCTAAGCCTGGTTACCCTCAAAGTTTCTGATGGCGGTATTTCGAATGCTGATAAATATGTTCATTTTACATTTTATTTTGTATTTACAACTGCCTGGTTTTTGTTTTTAAGGAGTACTAGTCCTAAAGCCCGAATAGTAAAAAATATAATAGTTTGCTTCTTTTTGGCTGTAGCCTATGGGGCGCTAATGGAAGTGTTGCAGGGGCTGCTTACGGTAAACCGGTCGGCAGATATTATGGATGCTTTGGCAAATACTACAGGAAGTCTCGCGGCTTCTCTTATTTTGTACCGGATGTATCATAATAAGTAA